The genome window TGCATCTCGTCCGAGGGGTTCTCTCATATCGCGAAAGTCGCGGGGAGGCGGCGGGGAGCGCGAGCGGCCACGGCCAAAGCCGATACGCGATTCCCGGGGATCGAAGTCGCGGTCACGGCGGCCCCAGTCTCGGTCCCGGTCGAGATCTCGGCGAAAGGGCGGTGGTCCATCCCGAATATCTCGAAAGTCGCGATCACGGTCGCGATCTCGATCTCGTACGTCGCGGTCCCGGTCCCGAAAATCTCCACGGCCCGGATAACCTCTGCCACGCCCACCGAATGGGGCTCCTCGCGGGGGATCGATCAAGGCTTTGGGACCCCGGGGGGGTTCTCTGCCCAGCGGGGGTAAATTCGCATCATCCGTGCCACGGGGGCCAACAGGGGGTCGACGGTCACCGAAGCGTTGGGGCGAACGATCACGGGAATTGAACCCAGACAATGGAGGGTATCTGGACGACATCACCAGGTCATGCTAGTGAGCGTGAGCTAAAGTAACCTGGCAGGAGAGCCTGCCACAGGTTAGTTGCAAGGTAATTTGAGATAAGATCGTGGATGGTGATGTGAATGGTAAGTAGATgtgaatataataaaaatagaaaaagtaaaacacagaaaaaaagaaaagaaaaaaaaccaagGGAAAGGGTCACACAATGAGCGCAATGAATGGTAGGCAGGGAAGAATCGCCAGCAAAGGGACGGAACGGTCCCAGCAGAGGCAAGACCAGACGAGACGAGACAGCCGCtggccgcagcagcagcgccagtcAGAAGCGCCTAAGGCGGCGAACGGGGAGTGGAGAGCACGTGACGACAGGGAAGCATGGAAGGGGCACGGGCCAGGCAGACAGGCAGACCAGCTTAGCTAAGCAGCCAATGAGTGGCGCCCAAATCGGACTGCGGATCCCAATTTGGCACTGAAGCAAGATTGCAGCCATGATTGACGGGATTCCATCACCTTAGCGCCAGCCACTTGGCGCGGCCTGTTTCACCCGGAACTGCCAGCGCCTGTGGGAGCTTTTTTCAAGGTGGATCGATCGTCCGAGGGAAGTCACAGGATCAGAACCTGTTCATGATCATGGTGGATTCGACCCCAGTCCgccagaaagaaaaaagggaggAGCATGGCCCTTTCTCCTGGGGTTTGACATTTTCGGTTTGAGATGGGGGATTCCAGGAGGCGTGCCGAAAGTTCGATGCTGGCCGATCCCGTGTCACCGGGACAAAGTGACTGGTGACAAAAAGTGAAGCACGATCCTGCACCCACGGACGActagcccagcccagcccacgACCAACGccaaacaaaaaaaaaggagggagggcagTAATGACAGGCGTAAAAACCAAAACTGGGCATCAAACTGGAAAGCGCGCGTAAAATAGCAAAATTAAAGGAGAAATTTCCGCACCTGGGAGCCTATGCAACGTGTCAAGCCGTTAACCCAAAGTAGACCTGCAAGGAGACCACGCCGGGCAGCAAAATCGCAAATTGCAAGCAGTTACGGGAAAGTCTGCCTCTGGGATTATTCGAGACCCGTTCGTTGCTGTGTCTCGGAAGTCGGAGCCGAATAAAAACGTCGAGGACCAGCCTGAGGAGGTAATAAAGTAGGGACGCGAGTTGTTGAATCGAATAATACAAGGAGAGTCGAGATGAAGGAAAATGAGTGAGTGTGTGTATATGATGTGCGCGTGAACTGATGAAAGGGGGGGGGATAGATGTTCGATTTGAaggtgagaaagagaagaatgggggagagggggagtgAGTAAGTTagtttggtggtggtttgaaGGCAGAGAGGATCTTGAAAGACAAAAACGGAGGAACGAGAAATGGGGCAGagacgatggatggatcccTGGTGAAGGGCAGCGGttggatggttggatggGCTGAGTTTAGTTGGCCAGGGACTTTCCCTCGGCCACGACTGACTGGTCTTAGTGTGACTAGTTAAAGGGAACTCAAAAATAACTCTGGATCGCCTCCCCCGGCGTGCATGCCTCAGGCGAGGATCTCTTGCCCTGTCGGGAAGGCCCCATCAATGATGACTAACATATGTtatctgcctcaggcagtacTGAACTAGGTTGAAGGAATCGAGTTTGTGTCCGGAGGATCGCTGGGCATTTCCCGGCGATGGCTCGGTCTAGCTTACTCCCTGTCTGCCTTCCTGCCTGTATGCCTGAGGCACACAGACGGCGGGTGTCACGAACGGGCTGTCACACCCCCGCCAATCCCGCCGCCTGCAGAAAAATTTCCagaagagacggaggggaTCATCATCCAATTCATCCCGCATTTGAGTGCCCCCGGGTTTACTCCTCGCCTATATCATTTTGGTCCCCGCTTAACTGATACACACTCGGGATATCTTCACGCTATTGATTACTTCGGCATTCTCATTCATATCTCCTTTTCGCTCGACAGCCATGTCCGCACAAGACTCCGCCGCGGGCAATGCCCCTCCCTCTGCGGTCACCGATGCCGTGTTGGTGGCCTCGGAGCCCGTGCCTGAGGGGACGCAGCAGGTCAGCGGCGTCGACTTTGACCGATTCCAAGGCCGGGATATTACGGTCGCCGAGATGGTGGACAACATGAAATACACTGGCTTCCAGGGCAGTGCGGTCGCTGAAGCCGCCCGCATCGTCAACGAGATGGTTCGCATCCTGTCTTCTTCCCGGCCATTGAGTGACCTAGCAGCGTAGCTAATTTCCGTGACACCTCTACATAGCAAGCCTACCGTCATCCGGAGACCGGCGAGAAGACCACCATCTTTCTCGGATACACCTCCAACCTGATCTCCTCCGGCCTTCGAGACACCATCCGCTACCTGGTCCGCAACCGACACGTCTCCGCTATTGTCACCACGGCCGGCGGTGTCGAGGAAGATCTTATCAAATGCCTGGCTCCCACCTACATGGGCTCGTTTACTGCCCCGGGCGCTGGACTGCGGGCCAAAGGATTGAACCGGATCGGCAACCTCATCGTCCCGAACAGCAACTACTGTGCATTTGAAGACTGGTTGATCCCTATTCTGGATAAGATGctggaggaacaggaagccgccaagaagaaggcactGGAAACtggcgatgaggaggacgaaTTGCATTGGACCCCCAGCAAGATTATTGAACGCCTCGGCCGCGAGATCAACCATGAGGACTCGGTTCTGTACTGGGCTGCTCGCAACAACATCCCGATCTTCTGTCCCGCCCTCACCGACGGCTCCCTGGGCGATATGCTTTACTTCCATACCTACCGCTCCTCTCCGCAACGGCTGCGGGTCGACATTGTGGACGATGTGCGCCGCATCAACACCATGGCTGTCCGGGCCGCGCGGGCCGGCATGATCATTCTGGGTGGCGGAGTCATCAAACATCACATTGCCAACGCCTGTCTGATGCGCAACGGGGCCGAGCATGCCGTGTACATCAATACGGGACAGGAGTTTGACGGCAGCGATGCGGGGGCCCGACCGGATGAGGCCGTCAGCTGGGGTAAGATCAAAGCCGACGCCAAGGCCGTCAAGGTCTATGCAGAAGCCACAGTGGTCTTCCCGCTCATTGTTGCGGCCTCGTTTGCCCGAGCCAGTCCGGCGACCCCCAACGGTGAAACGTCTCAGAACTGAGTGCGAGTTTGAGGGACATCACTCCGATAGGGGGTACTTCCTGCTATCTGTCAAACGCCAACCCCTCTATCTCTCGCCATGCCTCCTATCAACTCgataagataaaagaaattgaTTACTGGTCCTAGGCCTGCTGTGTCTATCGACCGTGAGagcttcccccccttccacGACAGCTCGGGCCGTTTGGTTGACAGAGGGGCAGCGACAGGGGCTGGGCCCCGGCGTGGCAGGCACGCGAAAGGCGCCCCACATCATCCCCCTCGAGTTAGGAGGCAAATCGGAGGCTTGGTTCCgatcaaaaaagaaaagaaaaggaaaaaaaggaacagGACAAAACAAAGCACGCAAGAGGGGCCACCCCCTAGGACGAATTCTGCACGGAGAAGAGCAGCCGCCCGCCCCCCTTGAAGAGCCGGAAGTCCGGAATCCACAGGCTTTGGAACCTCGGCGGAGGCAAAGATTGGAAGGACGAATAATGGTGGATGGCAAATCAtgggggaaggagagagtTGAGATGGACTTGGATTGCCGGGGGTCGTTCCACCGGTCGATCATTGCGGTCGGCACGGGGTTTTCATGGCAATAAAGTTTCATCCTTCCGACTTGACTTGCCACCCACTTATTGGTGGGGATCCATGCAACAAATGGAATGCCCTGATTGACTTTTGTCTTGGGAAGATAATATTGAcatgaaggggaggaagagattgGTATGGAGGTATGGTATAGATGATTAGATTTTTGTCTTGTGTTTGGATAATGGATATAGAGTGATACAAATGATTAATGAGATTACGAGCTCCGAAAGCGAACTAATGACAGGTCAGTTCCTGTCTTTCTCTGGGCTGCAGGGATGCGACGCCCCGCGCAGTCGATCCGTCCGGTCACTCGATCGAATCGCAGGCCCGTATCATATCATTTTCCTTGGGTATGGAGTAGATTGATTTATTTCTCCCATCCCGAATTCTTTTATCCGTTGAGAGATACTCAAGGGGGCAGTTGGAACGacgacgaccaccaccacctgaCGGGATCCGAAAATGGGACCCGGGTGGCAATCGAGAAAGAAGTTccagttccagttccagttccagttccatcGGGGGTGGATTGCAGGGGGTCAAGTCGAAGGCAAGACTTGAAGGGGACCAGTTGGGCCAGTCCGCGTCCAGGTTGCGGACCCtcaagcagcagctgccAGAGGATTATTGGATGCCAACCAGCGGTGAGGATCCGTGATCTGGTCCTGCCTGCATTGCCGCctcatcctttttctttttttccccccatttctatgctgctgctttcctttctttttc of Aspergillus luchuensis IFO 4308 DNA, chromosome 7, nearly complete sequence contains these proteins:
- the DYS1 gene encoding deoxyhypusine synthase (BUSCO:EOG09263H5H;~COG:O;~EggNog:ENOG410PHG4;~InterPro:IPR029035,IPR002773,IPR036982;~PFAM:PF01916;~go_process: GO:0008612 - peptidyl-lysine modification to peptidyl-hypusine [Evidence IEA]): MSAQDSAAGNAPPSAVTDAVLVASEPVPEGTQQVSGVDFDRFQGRDITVAEMVDNMKYTGFQGSAVAEAARIVNEMQAYRHPETGEKTTIFLGYTSNLISSGLRDTIRYLVRNRHVSAIVTTAGGVEEDLIKCLAPTYMGSFTAPGAGLRAKGLNRIGNLIVPNSNYCAFEDWLIPILDKMLEEQEAAKKKALETGDEEDELHWTPSKIIERLGREINHEDSVLYWAARNNIPIFCPALTDGSLGDMLYFHTYRSSPQRLRVDIVDDVRRINTMAVRAARAGMIILGGGVIKHHIANACLMRNGAEHAVYINTGQEFDGSDAGARPDEAVSWGKIKADAKAVKVYAEATVVFPLIVAASFARASPATPNGETSQN